The window GACCCTGACCTGATCTGGCAGAGCCGGAACGGCAAAGCTTATGTCGCGAAGGCCGAAGGCTTTGACGACGTGCCGGAACATTTTGCTGAAGACGGCCAGCCGCTGGAATCGCTCAAGCGCCTCATCGCAGAGTCTGCCCTGCATGTGCCCGGTGAGCTGGCACCGATAGCGGCAGGTCTTTTCGGTTATCTCGGCTATGACATGATCCGGGAGATCGAAAACCTGCCGGCAAATGCGCCGTCCGACCCGCTTGGAACCCCGGACGGATTTCTGATCCGGCCACGGGTAGTGGTGGTTTTCGATGCAGTACGTCAGGAAATTCTGGCCGCCGCCCCTGCCCGCCTCTCGCCAGGCATTTCCGCCCGTGAGGCCGTAGAGGCCGCCGCACGGCGCATAGGCGCGGTTTTTGAGCGGCTGGACACCGCTTCTCCCGTCCAGCGCCGTCAAGCCGCTTGTGAGCCGGCCCCCGAACCGCAAAGCAATATGGCGTCAGGGGCGTTCCACGCGAATGTGGACAAGGCCCGCAACTATATCCGTGCTGGTGATGCCTTCCAGATCGTGGCCAGCCAGCGCTTTTCAACGCCCTTCACGGCGCCTCCGTTTGCGCTTTACCGCTCGCTTCGCCGGACCAACCCCTCGCCCTTCCTCTTCTTCTTCGATCTGGACGGTTTCGCGATTGCAGGTTCCAGCCCGGAAATCCTCGTCCGCCTGCGCAACGGCGTGGTCACCGTCCGCCCGATTGCAGGCACGCGGACACGCGGCGCAACGCCCGACGAGGACAACGCCAACGAAGCCGAGTTGCTGGCCGATCCCAAGGAGCGCGCCGAGCACCTCATGCTTCTGGACCTGGGGCGCAACGATGTCGGCCGGGTCGCCAGGCCGGGCAGTGTGCGCGTCACCGAGCGCGAGATCGTCGAGCGCTATAGCCACGTCATGCATATCGTCTCCAATGTCGAAGGCGAGCTGAACGATGGCGAGGATGCCATATCGGCCCTGTTCGCCGGCTTCCCGGCAGGCACGGTCTCGGGCGCACCCAAAGTGCGCGCCATGGAGATCATTGACGAGCTGGAGCCGCACCGGCGGGGCATTTATGCAGGAGCTGTCGGCTATTTCGGCGCCGGCGGTGGCATGGATACCTGCATCGCGCTGAGAACAGCCATCATCAAGGACGGCGTCATGCATGTGCAGGCAGGCGCGGGCATCGTTCTGGATTCCGACCCCGAGGCCGAGCGCATGGAAACCGTGAACAAGGCCAAGGCCCTGTTCCGCGCAGCAGAAGAGGCATGGCGTTTCGCTTAGCTGGCCTGATGCCTGCCACGCGCTTCGGCAAGGCGCGAAACCGTGACGAGCTCCACCCCTGCCGCCTCGGCGCGCTCTGCCAGTCCTTCAAGGGCGGCCAGCGTCATGGCATGCGGATGACCGATGGCAATGGCAGACCCGGTCGC is drawn from Glycocaulis alkaliphilus and contains these coding sequences:
- the trpE gene encoding anthranilate synthase component I; this encodes MIPGSHDVDAAIARCETEGHVLLTAQRVDDLENPVSAYLKLSGTARHSCLLESVEGGTYRGRYSAIGLDPDLIWQSRNGKAYVAKAEGFDDVPEHFAEDGQPLESLKRLIAESALHVPGELAPIAAGLFGYLGYDMIREIENLPANAPSDPLGTPDGFLIRPRVVVVFDAVRQEILAAAPARLSPGISAREAVEAAARRIGAVFERLDTASPVQRRQAACEPAPEPQSNMASGAFHANVDKARNYIRAGDAFQIVASQRFSTPFTAPPFALYRSLRRTNPSPFLFFFDLDGFAIAGSSPEILVRLRNGVVTVRPIAGTRTRGATPDEDNANEAELLADPKERAEHLMLLDLGRNDVGRVARPGSVRVTEREIVERYSHVMHIVSNVEGELNDGEDAISALFAGFPAGTVSGAPKVRAMEIIDELEPHRRGIYAGAVGYFGAGGGMDTCIALRTAIIKDGVMHVQAGAGIVLDSDPEAERMETVNKAKALFRAAEEAWRFA